One segment of Solanum stenotomum isolate F172 chromosome 1, ASM1918654v1, whole genome shotgun sequence DNA contains the following:
- the LOC125876726 gene encoding uncharacterized protein LOC125876726 isoform X2, with translation MPTCIDMCAEVVAGSAAWLGRGLSCVCVQRRESDARPSFDLTPSQEECLLRLQNRIDVAYDSLIPEHQEALKALWKVAFPEEQLRGLISEQWKEMGWQGKDPSTDFRGGGFISLENLLYFARNFPKSFQDLLRKQEGDRAIWEYPFAVAGVNITFMLIQMLDLEALKPRNLVGATFLKFLAENESAFDLLYCITFKLMDNQWLAMRASYMDFNAVMKATRRQLEEELLQEDVTRLEDLPSYNLLSR, from the exons ATGCCTACTTGCATTGACATGTGTG CGGAGGTTGTGGCAGGATCAGCAGCATGGCTAGGCAGAGGCCTTTCATGTGTTTGTGTTCAAAGGAGGGAGAGCGATGCTCGTCCATCATTTGATTTAACTCCATCCCAG GAGGAATGTTTGCTAAGGCTACAAAACCGTATAGATGTTGCATATGATAGTTTAATCCCTGAACATCAG GAAGCTTTAAAAGCTTTGTGGAAAGTTGCCTTTCCTGAGGAACAACTTCGTGGTTTGATATCTGAACAGTGGAAGGAAATGGGCTGGCAAGGAAAAGATCCATCTACTGACTTTAG GGGTGGTGGATTTATATCACTGGAGAACTTGTTATATTTTGCGAGGAATTTCCCG AAATCTTTCCAGGATCTTCTCCGAAAGCAGGAAGGTGATAGAGCAATTTGGGAATACCCATTCGCTGTTGCTGGCGTCAATATCACATTTATGCTTATCCAGATGCTCGATCTGGAAGCTT TAAAACCTAGAAATCTGGTTGGAGCTACtttcttgaagtttcttgcag AAAATGAATCAGCGTTTGATCTGCTATATTGCATCACATTTAAGCTGATGGATAATCAGTGGCTTGCCATGCGCGCATCATATATGGACTTCAAT GCGGTCATGAAGGCTACTCGTCGTCAACTAGAAGAGGAGCTTCTGCAAGAAGACGTTACACGGCTAGAAGATTTACCATCATACAACCTTCTTAGTCGATAG
- the LOC125876726 gene encoding uncharacterized protein LOC125876726 isoform X1: protein MDDRGGSFVAVRRISQGLERGNACHTTSAEVVAGSAAWLGRGLSCVCVQRRESDARPSFDLTPSQEECLLRLQNRIDVAYDSLIPEHQEALKALWKVAFPEEQLRGLISEQWKEMGWQGKDPSTDFRGGGFISLENLLYFARNFPKSFQDLLRKQEGDRAIWEYPFAVAGVNITFMLIQMLDLEALKPRNLVGATFLKFLAENESAFDLLYCITFKLMDNQWLAMRASYMDFNAVMKATRRQLEEELLQEDVTRLEDLPSYNLLSR from the exons ATGGATGATAGAGGAGGATCGTTCGTGGCGGTGAGGAGGATATCTCAAGGACTTGAAAGAGGCAATGCTTGTCATACAACTTCTG CGGAGGTTGTGGCAGGATCAGCAGCATGGCTAGGCAGAGGCCTTTCATGTGTTTGTGTTCAAAGGAGGGAGAGCGATGCTCGTCCATCATTTGATTTAACTCCATCCCAG GAGGAATGTTTGCTAAGGCTACAAAACCGTATAGATGTTGCATATGATAGTTTAATCCCTGAACATCAG GAAGCTTTAAAAGCTTTGTGGAAAGTTGCCTTTCCTGAGGAACAACTTCGTGGTTTGATATCTGAACAGTGGAAGGAAATGGGCTGGCAAGGAAAAGATCCATCTACTGACTTTAG GGGTGGTGGATTTATATCACTGGAGAACTTGTTATATTTTGCGAGGAATTTCCCG AAATCTTTCCAGGATCTTCTCCGAAAGCAGGAAGGTGATAGAGCAATTTGGGAATACCCATTCGCTGTTGCTGGCGTCAATATCACATTTATGCTTATCCAGATGCTCGATCTGGAAGCTT TAAAACCTAGAAATCTGGTTGGAGCTACtttcttgaagtttcttgcag AAAATGAATCAGCGTTTGATCTGCTATATTGCATCACATTTAAGCTGATGGATAATCAGTGGCTTGCCATGCGCGCATCATATATGGACTTCAAT GCGGTCATGAAGGCTACTCGTCGTCAACTAGAAGAGGAGCTTCTGCAAGAAGACGTTACACGGCTAGAAGATTTACCATCATACAACCTTCTTAGTCGATAG